The following nucleotide sequence is from Mucilaginibacter sp. cycad4.
GGCAGTAATTCCGGGGTTATTCAGTCAAGATTTGCCAACCAGGACTGGTCAAACTTTTCGGAGGCCGATGATTATTCTTATCTGCCTTACACCGGAAGTTATGCTGCAAACAGCCATATCACCCTTTACCGCAACGGGCAGTTGATTTACGGTACCGAGCCTGCCACAGTTGCAGCCACAGCAGCCTTTACTGTATCTTATCAAAACCAGAACCAGGGCACTTCCGGAAATACGATCAGTACCTACCTGGTGTTTAACAATACCGGGAACGTACCTGTCAATTACAGCGATCTTTCCGTTCGTTACTGGTTTAGCCGCGAAGGCACAGCCGGATTGAACTTTTCTGTTGGTTATGCTAAACTGGGCAACAGCAAGATCAATAACCGGTTTGTTACTTTAAGCCCCGCTTTAACCGGAGCGGACACTTATCTTGAATTAACCGTCGATCCGTCGGCCGGTTCACTTTACCCCTTAAGTAATACAGGTAACATTCAATACCAGGTAAATAAAACAGATTGGTCGGCATTTAACGAAGCAAATGATTATTCGTTTGCTGCCAAAGCTGCTATGGCGCTCAACAACCACATCACCGTTTATTATAAAGATCAGCTGATTTATGGAACAGAACCAACATTGCCCAGCGGCAATTCGCTGGCTTCGACCATAGGTCAAAAGACCGGTATTGTACAGGATAGTAACACGCCTATCGGTATCATTCCAAATAATGTTATCTATCCAAATCCGGTGGCTGCGGGCAGTTTCAATATTAAACTAACGCCCGACCTGGAGCAGAAAGAGATCAGCCTGGTTATCCGGGATAATTTTGGCAAGGTTATGCAAAGCGGCAGGTATCGTGGTTTTGGCGGCAACCTGGGTGTTCAGTTAACCCGATCATACATGACAGGCGTTTACTATGTTCAGATCAACAATCTGGTGCCATTACGCATGATAGTAAGCCCATAATTTTATATCAGCGCTAAAAGCCGAACGCCCAAAGCTTAAGGCTAAGACTTTAGTCAAAAACAAAAAGGGATGGCAGTGTTGCCGTCCCTTTTTGTTTTTACAGTTATCATGTTTTTTGCCTGCAGGTAAGAAACACCTGTTTAAATATGCAATAAATTAATACTCAGTAGCTCCAATATCAAAAGCAGTACCCGATGGGCGTACAGTACCGTAATAATCAAACTTTACACCGTATGATAAAACGTTTGCCCCCTGATCAATAAGCGGTGACGACGATTGTAAATGAAAATCATCCCCATTATAATCTACAAACCCGCAAACGCTTACATCAGTGTTTACATAATTACTTGATTCGGTAAGTTTAACGCTGCTGCTTTTTACGATTATCGGCTGTACAGATGCCGATTGTATGATAGCATTATTAATAACGGTATTCATGGGGATAGTTTCGGAGTTTAACTTTATGCCTCCTAAAACGGAGCCCACAATGGTATTATTGATAAACTGAAAATCAGGACCGGGAGTATACCGTGAATCCGCAAAAATACCGTAGGCTTTTGAATCTATAATATAATTATTGAACACCTGGTTGTCCCCAAGGCCAAGAACAATAATACCATTGCCGGGTGCATTCTTAACCAGGTTGTTATAACATTGGCCGCCGGTACCTTCTCCTATTTGGATACCATTATTTTGATAGGAAGCAAACGGACTTATTCCCGGATTTTTAACGGTGTTACTATAGATCATGCATCCCGACGTAGCACTGCCAACCTGGATCCCTTCGGCACCGGTAGAGTCAACAAGGTTTTTGTAGATCCTGGCATTCACGATATCATGAGGTAAAACTGTACCGCAGGAAGTTGAAACGCCATTCTGATAAAAAGAATTTCCTATATAAAGGCCTTCTCCTCCTGTTTTGTGAACGTAATTGTCATGAATTGTTACATTAGTCATGGTAAAATTGCCCCGCCAGGTTGCAGCGTCGCATGATGGATCGGTTTTCGCCATGATCCCCGCAAACCCGCTGTTACGAACCTCAACATTTGCGATTTCAAAATCCGAGCTCAGGTAATCCATCGTCATACCAATGTTGCCGCCATTTACATCAAACCCATATTTAATTGAAGAAACCCCATTTCCCATCACCTTAAAGTACTGGCAGTTTTGTGTCTTAAATGCGTACGAGGCTGTAGTTTCTACAGTGAATGACACCCTGCCGCCCTGGTTAACAATTAAGATGGGCGCGGCGGCTGTACCTTTAAAGTTTTTGAGCAGCAAAGCCCCCCTTTCACCGGCGGGGATGTATATTGTAGCACCTGCAGGGATATTTGTCCCGTCAACCATCCACTCGGTAGTTTTAACGGTATAAGTATAGTTAGATACTGGTTTGGTTTTTAAACTTTGCAGTTTCGCATCCTGCTCCGGAATTGAACTTGCCGGTTTCTCAATTTTGTTTATACTTTTTGAACACGCAAAGCATGATATTACCAGCATACCAGCTATCATACTTAGTAAGTAATTGTTATTTCCCATTTATAAATCTGAAAGAGTTTTGATAATCAACCGGTCCTTATTGTACAGAACCGGCAGTTCTACGTTATTTTTTTAAATATTGTTGTCCGCATGATTAAGTCGCCCGCTTATAGGGGTCAGGGGCTTCCGTAAGAAACAAGAATTGTAAAAAGGAGGTTGTTTTGCCTCTCCGGAACAATAGAGTGTTGTTAGCATAGGCTATATGTACGCCAGTGCAAAAGGTTTGTAGCTTATAACTGAATGGATTACACCCCGGACGTTCTCTTTATTATATA
It contains:
- a CDS encoding right-handed parallel beta-helix repeat-containing protein, with the translated sequence MGNNNYLLSMIAGMLVISCFACSKSINKIEKPASSIPEQDAKLQSLKTKPVSNYTYTVKTTEWMVDGTNIPAGATIYIPAGERGALLLKNFKGTAAAPILIVNQGGRVSFTVETTASYAFKTQNCQYFKVMGNGVSSIKYGFDVNGGNIGMTMDYLSSDFEIANVEVRNSGFAGIMAKTDPSCDAATWRGNFTMTNVTIHDNYVHKTGGEGLYIGNSFYQNGVSTSCGTVLPHDIVNARIYKNLVDSTGAEGIQVGSATSGCMIYSNTVKNPGISPFASYQNNGIQIGEGTGGQCYNNLVKNAPGNGIIVLGLGDNQVFNNYIIDSKAYGIFADSRYTPGPDFQFINNTIVGSVLGGIKLNSETIPMNTVINNAIIQSASVQPIIVKSSSVKLTESSNYVNTDVSVCGFVDYNGDDFHLQSSSPLIDQGANVLSYGVKFDYYGTVRPSGTAFDIGATEY